The following proteins come from a genomic window of Hymenobacter canadensis:
- a CDS encoding penicillin-binding protein, with protein sequence MKGSVKKSIVTRVRLAFLGVCLFSCAVVWKISNIQFKEGEKWRALEQERRVVYQPVFATRGTILADDGKSIMATSLPFFRVAWDPSVVDRQLFDKQVDSLAIQLANFFGDRSVSEYRRKLKNARLAKPSVRYLRLNSRQINYQEKKELANWPIFREGKNKGGVIFEKVDKRFRPFGGLAQRTIGFVNEDKNGAGLEFTFNRHLAGKDGEALFERLPGGNKPIYDGTEVKPIPGYDVQTTLDINLQDVAENALYKSLVDNNAQYGCVILMEVQTGEIKAVANLGKVAEGVYREDYNYAIADQGRTEPGSTFKLASMMALFEENPELSLDDIVDTGNGRMYIGGAVKTDSHGYGKITVKQVFEKSSNIGVAVLVDRQFSKQPQRYAEHLKRFGLHKPLGFQMAGEARPYVKDPQDRSWSRTSLTTMSIGYELKLAPLQTLAFYNAVANNGVKVQPMIVREIRQADKVLERFEPTVLNPKICSDETLAKMKAMMEGVVTEGTARGIRSEDFTMAGKTGTAWKFKNGAYTRVYSTSFCGYFPADKPKYSCIVVVDSPKKGRIYGADVAAPVFREVADKAMARDAASQRPLLARAASLQKAKLPYAPAGMQDELRLVCEQIGVKSEGAAPDEDWVRTPLAADTNAETLALQPLAVKPGRVPNVTGLTLRDALFLLENRGLRVRTQGTGRVKAQSVAAGTMARRGTVVVLAMEPIGQRSAGPAPVAAPAPSQLAENKLLTPVDTDLDAKARALAAKAKARLTGTTPATAAPAKKKPEPKTTAQQPAATKPPKS encoded by the coding sequence TACCAGCCCGTGTTTGCCACCCGCGGCACCATCCTCGCTGACGACGGCAAAAGCATTATGGCCACCTCGCTGCCCTTTTTCCGGGTGGCCTGGGACCCCAGCGTAGTGGACCGGCAGCTGTTCGATAAGCAGGTGGATTCGCTGGCCATTCAGCTGGCGAATTTCTTCGGCGACCGAAGCGTATCGGAGTACCGGCGCAAGCTCAAGAATGCCCGGCTGGCCAAGCCCTCGGTGCGCTACCTGCGGCTGAATTCGCGCCAGATCAACTACCAGGAGAAAAAGGAGCTGGCCAACTGGCCGATCTTCCGGGAAGGCAAAAACAAGGGCGGCGTCATCTTCGAGAAGGTCGACAAGCGCTTCCGGCCGTTTGGCGGGCTGGCGCAGCGCACCATCGGCTTCGTGAACGAGGATAAGAACGGCGCGGGCCTGGAGTTTACCTTCAACCGCCACTTGGCCGGCAAAGACGGCGAGGCCCTGTTCGAGCGTCTGCCCGGCGGCAACAAGCCCATTTACGACGGTACCGAAGTGAAGCCGATTCCGGGCTACGACGTGCAGACCACGCTCGACATCAACCTGCAGGACGTGGCCGAAAATGCCCTCTACAAGTCCCTAGTGGATAACAACGCCCAGTACGGCTGCGTGATTCTGATGGAAGTGCAGACCGGCGAAATCAAGGCCGTGGCCAACCTGGGCAAGGTGGCCGAGGGCGTGTACCGCGAAGACTACAACTACGCCATTGCCGACCAGGGCCGCACCGAGCCGGGCTCCACGTTCAAGCTGGCCTCGATGATGGCCCTGTTCGAGGAAAACCCCGAGCTCAGCCTCGACGACATCGTGGACACCGGCAACGGCCGCATGTACATCGGCGGGGCCGTGAAGACGGATTCGCACGGCTACGGCAAGATTACGGTGAAGCAGGTGTTTGAGAAGTCCAGCAACATCGGGGTGGCCGTGCTCGTGGACCGGCAGTTCAGCAAGCAGCCCCAGCGCTACGCCGAACACCTCAAGCGCTTCGGGCTGCACAAGCCGCTGGGCTTCCAGATGGCCGGCGAGGCGCGCCCCTATGTGAAAGACCCGCAGGACCGCAGCTGGAGCCGCACTTCGCTCACCACCATGAGCATCGGCTACGAGCTGAAGCTGGCCCCGCTCCAGACGCTGGCTTTCTACAACGCCGTGGCCAACAACGGTGTGAAGGTGCAGCCCATGATTGTGCGCGAAATCCGGCAGGCCGATAAGGTGCTGGAACGGTTTGAGCCCACGGTGCTGAACCCCAAAATCTGCTCTGACGAAACGCTGGCCAAGATGAAGGCCATGATGGAAGGCGTCGTTACCGAAGGAACGGCCCGCGGCATCCGCAGCGAAGACTTCACGATGGCCGGCAAAACCGGCACCGCCTGGAAGTTCAAGAACGGCGCCTATACCCGCGTGTATTCCACTAGTTTCTGCGGCTATTTCCCGGCCGACAAGCCCAAGTACAGCTGCATCGTGGTGGTGGACTCGCCCAAGAAGGGCCGCATCTACGGCGCCGACGTAGCCGCGCCGGTGTTCCGCGAAGTGGCCGATAAAGCCATGGCCCGCGACGCCGCCAGCCAGCGCCCCCTGCTGGCCCGCGCCGCTTCGCTGCAGAAAGCCAAGCTGCCCTACGCCCCGGCCGGGATGCAGGACGAGCTGCGGCTGGTGTGTGAGCAGATTGGGGTGAAAAGCGAAGGCGCCGCCCCCGACGAGGACTGGGTGCGCACCCCGCTGGCCGCCGACACCAACGCCGAAACGCTGGCTCTGCAGCCGCTGGCCGTGAAGCCCGGCCGGGTACCCAACGTCACGGGCCTGACCCTGCGCGACGCGCTGTTTCTGCTGGAAAACCGGGGCCTGCGCGTGCGTACCCAAGGCACGGGCCGCGTGAAGGCGCAGTCGGTGGCGGCGGGCACGATGGCGCGGCGCGGCACGGTGGTGGTGCTGGCCATGGAGCCCATCGGGCAGCGCTCGGCCGGCCCCGCGCCGGTAGCGGCCCCGGCTCCCAGCCAGCTGGCGGAGAACAAGCTGCTCACGCCCGTCGACACGGACCTCGATGCCAAAGCCCGCGCGCTGGCTGCCAAAGCCAAAGCCCGTCTGACCGGCACCACGCCGGCCACCGCGGCGCCCGCTAAAAAGAAGCCTGAACCCAAAACCACGGCGCAGCAGCCCGCTGCCACCAAGCCACCCAAGAGCTAG
- a CDS encoding UDP-N-acetylmuramoyl-L-alanyl-D-glutamate--2,6-diaminopimelate ligase, with protein MLADVTVTSQQGPTDVPVQQLTLDSRQAAPGAVFFALRGAATDGHQFIEKAVAQGVAAVVCEVLPAELNPATAYVQVPDSAEAMAHMAAAFYGHPSRSLTLIGVTGTNGKTTCATLLHKLLRELGYHTGLLSTVQNQIDEQVIPATHTTPDAIRLNELLARMVEAGCTHACMEVSSHAVVQHRTTALRFAGGIFTNLTHDHLDYHGTFDNYLKAKKGFFDMLPKTAFALSNADDKRGMVMLQNTAARRETYSLRSAATFRAKLIENAVHGLHLEIDGHDAQFRLIGVFNAYNLLAVYGAAVLLGEEPLEVLTVLSGLLSAPGRFEPVVSGKTRVTGIVDYAHTPDALENVLQTIADIRQPTQQVITVVGCGGNRDGAKRPIMAHLACQGSDRVVLTSDNPRFEDPNDILAQMQAGVKVQDLAKVLTIPDRREAIKTAVTLAGPNDIVLVAGKGHETYQEVKGVKADFDDKKVLMEMFELLGK; from the coding sequence TTGCTCGCCGACGTCACCGTGACTTCGCAGCAGGGCCCCACCGACGTGCCCGTGCAGCAGCTCACGCTGGACTCGCGGCAGGCGGCGCCCGGTGCCGTGTTCTTCGCGCTGCGCGGTGCTGCCACCGATGGGCACCAGTTTATTGAGAAGGCGGTGGCGCAGGGCGTAGCCGCGGTGGTGTGCGAAGTGCTGCCCGCCGAGCTGAACCCAGCCACCGCCTACGTGCAGGTACCCGACTCGGCCGAGGCCATGGCCCACATGGCGGCCGCCTTCTACGGGCATCCGTCGCGCAGCCTTACCCTGATTGGCGTGACCGGCACCAACGGCAAAACCACCTGCGCCACGCTGCTGCACAAGCTGCTGCGCGAGCTGGGCTACCACACCGGCCTGCTGAGCACGGTGCAGAACCAGATTGACGAGCAGGTGATTCCGGCCACCCACACCACGCCCGACGCCATCCGGCTCAACGAGCTGCTGGCACGCATGGTGGAAGCCGGCTGCACCCACGCCTGCATGGAAGTAAGCAGCCACGCCGTCGTGCAGCACCGTACCACGGCGCTTCGCTTTGCCGGGGGCATCTTCACCAACCTCACCCACGACCACCTCGACTACCACGGCACCTTCGACAACTATCTGAAAGCCAAGAAGGGCTTTTTCGATATGCTGCCCAAAACGGCTTTCGCCCTCTCCAACGCCGACGACAAGCGCGGCATGGTGATGCTGCAGAACACCGCCGCCCGCCGCGAAACCTACTCGCTGCGCAGCGCCGCTACGTTCCGGGCCAAGCTGATTGAAAACGCCGTACACGGTCTGCACCTCGAAATCGACGGGCACGATGCGCAGTTCCGGCTGATTGGGGTATTCAATGCCTACAACCTGCTGGCCGTGTATGGCGCGGCCGTGCTGCTGGGCGAGGAGCCGCTGGAAGTGCTGACCGTGTTATCGGGGTTGCTGTCGGCGCCGGGCCGCTTCGAGCCGGTGGTATCGGGCAAAACCCGCGTGACGGGCATCGTGGACTACGCCCACACGCCCGACGCGCTGGAAAACGTGCTCCAGACCATTGCCGACATCCGCCAGCCCACTCAGCAGGTGATTACTGTGGTGGGCTGCGGCGGCAACCGCGACGGCGCCAAGCGCCCCATCATGGCGCACTTGGCCTGCCAGGGCTCCGATAGGGTGGTGCTGACCTCCGACAACCCCCGCTTCGAGGACCCCAACGATATTCTGGCCCAGATGCAGGCCGGCGTGAAAGTGCAGGACTTGGCCAAAGTCCTCACCATCCCCGACCGGCGCGAGGCCATCAAAACCGCCGTCACGCTGGCTGGGCCCAACGACATTGTGCTGGTAGCGGGCAAAGGCCACGAAACCTACCAGGAAGTGAAAGGCGTGAAAGCCGATTTCGACGATAAAAAGGTCTTGATGGAGATGTTTGAGCTGCTGGGGAAGTAA
- the mraY gene encoding phospho-N-acetylmuramoyl-pentapeptide-transferase, with the protein MLYYLFNYLYKVHHVPGTGVMQYTSFRAALAIVTSLIIAQYFGAPLIRLLQRQQIGESIRDLGLQGQMEKKGTPTMGGLIILLAILVPVLLFAKLDNIYIVLMILSTVWLGLIGFVDDYIKVVKKDKEGLAGRFKIMGQVGLGLTVGWVLFFSNDVTVRQYLLENGQSSAVDASTIYQDVKLMITTVPFLKNNELNYGDLFATAGDFFNEYYAFFYIPIVILIITAVSNGANITDGLDGLAAGTSAIIGTTLAIFAFVSGNALLADYLDIMFIPNSGELVIFCAAFVGACVGFLWYNSYPAQVFMGDTGSLAIGGIIAVLAIIVRKELLIPVLCGVFLIENLSVMVQVSWFKYTRRKYGEGRRLLRMSPLHHHYQKLGYHESKIVSRFWIVGIMLAVLTLVTLKLR; encoded by the coding sequence ATGCTGTATTACCTCTTCAACTACTTATACAAAGTGCACCACGTGCCCGGCACGGGGGTAATGCAGTACACTTCGTTTCGCGCGGCGCTGGCCATCGTCACCTCGCTCATTATTGCCCAGTACTTCGGGGCGCCGCTGATCCGGCTGCTGCAGCGCCAGCAGATCGGGGAGAGCATCCGCGACCTGGGTTTGCAGGGGCAGATGGAGAAGAAAGGCACGCCTACCATGGGTGGCCTGATTATTTTGCTGGCCATTCTGGTGCCGGTGCTGCTGTTTGCCAAGCTCGACAACATCTACATCGTGCTCATGATTCTGAGCACCGTCTGGCTGGGCCTGATCGGCTTCGTCGACGACTACATCAAGGTGGTGAAGAAGGATAAGGAAGGCTTGGCCGGCCGCTTCAAGATCATGGGGCAGGTGGGCCTGGGCCTCACGGTGGGCTGGGTGCTGTTCTTCTCCAACGACGTGACTGTACGCCAGTACCTGCTCGAAAACGGCCAGTCGTCGGCCGTGGATGCCAGCACCATCTACCAGGATGTGAAGCTGATGATTACGACGGTGCCGTTCCTCAAGAACAACGAGCTCAACTACGGCGACCTGTTCGCCACGGCCGGCGACTTCTTCAACGAGTACTACGCCTTCTTCTACATCCCCATCGTCATCCTCATCATCACGGCCGTCTCGAATGGCGCCAACATCACCGACGGCCTCGACGGGCTGGCGGCGGGCACGTCGGCCATCATCGGCACCACGCTGGCCATCTTCGCCTTCGTGAGCGGCAACGCCTTGCTGGCTGACTACCTGGATATTATGTTCATTCCGAACTCCGGGGAGCTGGTGATTTTCTGCGCCGCGTTTGTGGGCGCCTGCGTGGGCTTCCTGTGGTACAATAGCTACCCGGCGCAGGTGTTCATGGGCGACACCGGCTCGCTGGCCATCGGCGGCATCATTGCGGTGCTCGCCATCATCGTGCGCAAGGAGCTGCTAATTCCGGTACTGTGCGGGGTGTTTCTGATTGAAAACCTGTCGGTGATGGTGCAGGTGAGCTGGTTTAAGTACACGCGCCGCAAGTACGGCGAAGGCCGGCGCCTGCTGCGCATGTCGCCGCTGCACCATCACTACCAGAAGCTCGGCTACCACGAATCCAAAATCGTGTCGCGGTTCTGGATTGTGGGCATCATGCTGGCTGTCCTGACTTTGGTTACTCTCAAATTGCGCTAA